TGAGGAGGTCAGCCATGCGTAACGACCGCAGCTTTATCGAACTCCGGGCGCGGGACCGCGCGAAGGCGCTGCTGGATGACGGCAGCTACCGTGAACTGCTCGATCCGTTTGAACAGGTTATGTCGCCGTGGCTTGGCAAACAGGGCATCGTGCCGCAGGCCGACGACGGCATGGTCGTGGCGAAAGGCACCATCAACGGTCAGCCCGCCGTAGTCATCGCCATCGAAGGCACATTCCAGGGCGGCAGCATGGGCGAAGTCTCCGGCGCGAAAATGGCCGCGGCGCTGGAGTTTGCCGCTGAAGATAACCGCAACGGTATTCCGACGCAGGCGGTGCTGTGCCTTGAAACCGGCGGCGTGCGTCTGCAGGAGGCGAATCTGGGCCTCGCGGCGATTGCCGATATTCACGCGGCGATTGTTGACCTGCGCCGCTACACCCCGGTGGTCGGGATTATCGCCGGCACCGTCGGCTGCTTCGGCGGGATGTCCATCGCCGCCGCGTTATGCAGCTATCTCATCGTCACCCGCGAAGCGCGTTTAGGGCTTAACGGCCCGCAGGTTATCGAACAGGAAGCGGGCATTGAAGAGTACGACTCCCGCGACCGTCCGTTTATCTGGAGCATGACCGGCGGCGAAGTGCGTTATGAAAGCGGTTTTGTCGATGCGCTGGTGGGCGATGGCGTGAACGCCGTGAAAACCGCCATGAACGAGGCGATTGCCCGGGGCGTACCGCAGCAGCACCGCAGCGATAACTACGCCTGGTATCTCGACCGCCTGACCCGTTTCGATACCACGAAACAGGCCGACCGCGAACAGATCAAACAGCTCTTTGCCCGGGAGGAAAAATAATGACTAATACAGTAAGCCGGGGCGCCTTATGGCTTGAAAAACTCGCGCCCGACGCGCAACGTCTGCCAGGGCTTTGCCCGTCCGTACAGGTGGCCGATGCGACATTTAACGGCGAACCTGCGCGCTTTATCGCGGTTGTACCGGATGCCCATAACCACTACCCACGCGCCGCCCGCGGCGAAGTAGGGCTGCTGGAGGGCTGGACGCTTGCGAAAGTGGTCAACGAAACCCTTCTGGAAGATGCCGATAAAAGCGTGAAACGCCCGATCATCGCGGTGATTGATGTGCCAAGCCAGGCCTATGGTCGTCGTGAAGAGGCGTTCGGTATCCATCAGGCGCTGGCAGGCGCGGCGGGCGCTTACGCGAAAGCGCGTCTTGCCGGGCACCCGGTTATCGGGCTGATTGTCGGCAAAGCGATGTCCGGGGCATTCCTCGCCCACGGCTACCAGGCGAACCGCCTTATCGCGTTTAACGACAAAGGCGTGCTGGTGCATGCGATGGGCAAAGAATCCGCCGCGCGCATTACGCTGCGTACCGTTGACGCGCTGGAGAAACTGGCGGCGACCATCCCGCCGATGGCTTATGACGTCGCTAACTACGCGACGCTTGGGCTGCTCTCCGACCTGCTCGATATCAGCAACCCGGATGCGCCGACCGACGCGGATCTGGCGCAGGTTAACGCCACGCTGCAACGCGCCATCGCGGATGCGCGTCAGGATCCGAGCCTGAAAACCCGCCTCGGCGCAGACAACCGCCGTAGCTCTCAGCTTGTGCGCGAACGCCTGCGCGCCAGCTGGTAAGTAATACCAAAAAAAGACCTGCCGGATAGCGGCTCCTGTGGGCGTAGCGATACGCCCATAGCGCCCCGCATCCGTAAAAAATAAAGCTCACCACCCGTTCGGGTGTAAGGGCCACCATCGCACCAGTGTTGATTTTACTTTCATTACAGGTGACTTATGACTTACGTGATTATTCATGCGCTTGCTCCCATCTTTGTGATCATGCTGCTCGGCTTTATGGCGGGCAAAACAAAGATGGTCGATAACCAAAACGTCGCTTTACTCAATATCTTTGTGATGGATTTCGCGCTCCCGGCGGCGCTGTTCAGCGCCACCGTACAGACGCCGTGGGCGGGCATCGTCGCGCAAATGCCGCTGATTGTGGTGCTGGTGCTGGCGATGTGGGTCACCTACGCCGCAATCTATTTTCTGGCCGTCGGGCCGTTTAAGAAATCGCCGCAGGATGCCGCCGTGCTGACGCTCACCGTGGCGCTGCCGAACTACGCCGCGCTTGGCCTGCCGATTCTTGGTAGCGTGCTGGGCGAAGGGCCGTCTACCTCGCTCTCCGTCGCCGTCTCCATCGCCTGTGGTTCGGTGCTGATGACGCCGTTCTGCCTGCTTATTCTGGAACGTGAAAAAGCGCGCGCCAGCGGTGAGAACAGCGGCTCGACGCTTGCCATGCTGCCGGTGCTAATGTGGCGCTCGGTGAAAAAACCGATTGTCTGGGGGCCGCTACTTGGGGTGGTGCTTTCCGCTATCGGCATCACCATGCCGGAGCTGGTACTGGCCGCTATCAAACCGCTGGGCCTTGCTGCAACCGCCGCCGCGCTGTTCCTGACCGGCGTTATCCTCTCGGCGCGTAAGCTTAAAATCAACTCCATGGTTATCACCGCGACCATCACCAAACTGCTGATCCAGCCGTTTATCGCCTGGGGTATTGTGCTGGCGCTTGGTCTGACCGGCCCGGTGGCTATCACGGCGATCCTGATGATTGCGCTGGCGGCGGGTTTCTTCGGTGTGGTCTTCGGCAACCGTTTCGGCGTACAGTCGCCGGACGCCGAGGCAGTGCTACTGCTAAGCTCCGTACTCAGCATTCTCTCGCTGCCGCTGTTTATTTCACTGACACAAGGACTCTGACCGATGACCGCCACGCCACGCCCGCACGATCTCCTCTGGCTCAACCGCCGCGACGCGCTTCAGGGCATCGACGCGCCGTGGGTGAGCGAGCAGTGGCGCAGCCATCTGCCGGTGGTGGTGCGGCGTGATGTGAGCGACAGCGGGCTTATCCCCGTCGGCGTGCGCGGCGTGAAGCGCGAGCAGCGCGCCGCAGGCTGGGTGAGCGCGCAGGATATCGTTCGCGTGGCGACGCCCGAATCGCTCGCCTGTCTCAGCACGCTGTTGCGCTCGCCGTTTGTTTCACAGCAGCCGGTGCAGGCGGCTATCCAACTGGCCCAGCGGCAATGGCCGTGGGCGTGGGGCATTACCGGCTCTACCGGCTTTGCGCTCGCGACAGAAATGCCGGTGCTGCATGCGGCAAGCGATCTGGACCTTACGATCCGCGCGCCTGAACGCGTGGAGCCTGACGCGTTCGCTGACTGGCAGCGCCTCGTCACACAGCTGCCGTGCCGCGCCGATACCCAGGTCGAAACGCCGCTCGGCGCGTTTTCGCTGACCGAGTGGCTGCGCGACGGGCGCGCGCTGTTAAAAACCAACCAGGGCGCGCGGCTCGTACGCGACCCCTGGCGCAGGGAGGATGCATGAAAATTCTTTTCACTTTCCCCGGACAGGGCACCCAGCGGCCCGGCATGTTGCAGCATCTGCCGGAGGAGGAGACGCGGCGTGAGGCGCGCGAGGTGTTAGGCGAGGAGCTTACGACGCTTGATACGCCGGACGCGCTGCGCCACACCCGTGCCGTTCAGCTCGCGCTGCTGATTGCGGGCGTCTCTTCCGCCCGTGCGCTAATGGCGCAGGGCGTGATGCCGGATATGGTCAGCGGGTTGTCCATCGGCGCGTATCCGGCGGCGGTGATTGCCGGGGCGCTCGATTTTCGTGACGCCCTGCGCCTGGTGGCGCTGCGCGGCGATTTAATGGAACAGGCGTACCCTGAAGGCTACGGGCTGACGGCGATACTTGGCCTGCGCCTGGAGCAGGTGGAGAAACTGGCGGCGGCGCACGGTGTCTACATCGCCAATTTAAACGCCGAAACGCAGATTGTGATCGCCGGACGTGATGAACAGATGGCGGCGGCAGGCGAGGCGGCGCTCGCGCTCGGGGCCACGAAAGTGAACCGGCTGGCGGTCAGCGTGCCGTCGCACTGCGCGCTGCTGAATGCGCCCGCGCAACAGCTGGCGCAGGCGTTTTCGCGCGTCACGCTGCAACGCCCGCAGCGCGCTTATCTCAGCGGCAGCAGCGCCCGCGTGCTGTGGCAGCCTGAGCGCATCGCCGACGATCTCGCGTTTAACATGGCGCGTACCGTGCGCTGGCAGGAGGCGATGATCGCCGCCCGTGAGCGTGAAGCCCGGCTCGCCATTGAGATGCCGCCCGGCGGCGTGCTGACCTGCCTGACGCGCCAGTCGGGCTTTGAAGGGGAGACGATTTCGCTGGAGCGCAGCGGCATCGCGGTGGCGCAGCATCTGGCCGCGCGGCTGCCCTGCGATTAGTTTTTGCTAAGGCTTAAGGCGTACATGCGGCACTCCGCCGCCAGCGCCAGCAGGTTAGGGTCGCGTTCGCGGCTGCGGGCGAAAACCAGCGCTATCTGCTGGCGCATCTGGTAAGGCTCCGCCAGCTTCAGCAGTTGCAGATCGTTTTCATAGAGCTTTTTCATGCGCCCTGGCACCAGCGAGAAGCCCACGCCCGCCTGCACCAGGCTCAGCATGGAGAAAATATCGTTCACCCGCGTGACGATGTCCGGCTCAAAGCCCGCCACGTGAAACGCCTCCTGAAAACCGGCGTAAGTCGCGAATCCTTCCGCCAGCGAGACAAATTTACGGTCTTTGTAGTCGCGCAAATCGGCCTCGCGACGGGTGTCGAGCGCTTCTGACGCCGGGGCCGCCAGATAGATATCGTCGTGAAACAGCGGCGTCACTTCCAGCAGTTTGCGGTCAATCTGCGCTTCCGAAACGGAAATCAGGATTGCATCCAGCCCGTTGTCTTCCAGCATATTCAGCAGCACCAGATTCGAACCCATCGTCAGATCGAGTTCCAGTTCCGGGCGGCGCAGCTTCATGCCCATCAGCAGGCGCGGCACCGTTTCCAGCGTGAGCGAGTAGAGCGTGCCGACCCGCAGCCGCCCAAGACCCACGCCCGCCGTGCGCCGCGTCTCTTCGATGCCGCGCACGATCAGGCCCATCGCCTCCTGACAATACTCCAGCAATGTTTCGGCGGCAGGCAGCGCCACCAGGCTTCTGCCCTTGTGGACAAACAGCGGACAGCGCATCCCTTCTTCCAGACTGTGCAGCGCGCGATGCACGCTGACGGCGCTTACGCCCAGCGCCTCGGCGGTGCGGGCGATGTTTCCCTTCTCCATAAACGCCATGAAGATGGAAAGCTTGCGAAACGTGATGTCGTCATCAATGGCTAATTTCATGCGGTCACGGTCTTAAGTAACAGGATCAGGGAGCTTAGCGGCTGGGGGCGACGCGGTAAACCTTCATTGGCCGCAGGGTTTTTTAAACAAGGCACAAGCTATCGAATCTGTAGATTAATTCAGGTATGACTTATCAAACGGCGGGGCTATCGTAACGGTAACACGGAACACGGAGCGAAACATGAGCACGCCATCTGAACAACACAATACGTTATCTGCGGGCAAATGCCCCTTCCATCAGGGCAACAGCAACCAAAGCGCGGGCGGCGGCACGTCCAGCCGCGACTGGTGGCCGAATCAACTGCGTGTGGAGCTGCTCGCCCAGCACTCAAACCGCACCAACCCGCTGGGTGAAGATTTCAACTACCGTAAAGCGTTCAGCGAGCTGGATTACGCGGCGCTGAAAGGCGACCTGAAAGCGCTGTTAACCGATACTCAGCCGTGGTGGCCTGCCGACTGGGGCAGCTACACCGGCCTTTTCATCCGCATGGCGTGGCACAGCGCGGGCACCTACCGCTCCGCTGACGGGCGCGGCGGCGCGGGTCGCGGGCAGCAGCGTTTCGCGCCGCTGAACTCCTGGCCGGATAACGTGAGCCTTGATAAAGCGCGCCGTCTGCTGTGGCCGGTAAAACAGAAATATGGCCAGAAAATTTCCTGGGCTGACCTGTTTATCCTCGCTGGCAACGTGGCGCTGGAAAACTCCGGGTTCCGTACCTTTGGTTTCGGTGCCGGGCGTGAAGACGTCTGGGAGCCGGATATGGACGTGAACTGGGGCGATGAGAAAAACTGGCTTGAGCATCGTCACCCGGAATCGCTGGCGCAGGCGCCGCTCGGCGCGACCGAAATGGGTCTTATCTATGTTAACCCGGAAGGGCCGAACCACAGCGGCGATCCGGCCTCCGCCGCGCCCGCTATTCGCGCGACCTTCGGCAACATGGGCATGAACGATGAAGAGACCGTGGCGCTGATCGCAGGCGGCCATACGCTCGGCAAAACCCACGGCGCAGCAGCAGCGAATCACGTCGGCGTCGATCCGGAAGCCGCGCCTATTGAAGCGCAGGGGCTCGGCTGGCACAGCAGCTTTGGCAGCGGCGTTGGCGCAGATGCCATCACCTCCGGCCTGGAAGTGACCTGGACCCAGACCCCGACCCAGTGGAGCAACTACTTCTTCGAGAACCTGTTCAAATATGAATGGGTACAGACCCGCAGCCCGGCCGGGGCCATCCAGTTTGAAGCCGTTGACGCGCCGGAGATCATTCCTGACCCGTTCGATCCGTCGAAAAAACGTAAGCCGACGATGCTGGTGACTGACCTGACGCTGCGTTTCGACCCGGAATTCGAGAAGATTTCGCGCCGTTTCCTTAACGATCCGCAGGCGTTCAACGAAGCCTTCGCCCGCGCCTGGTACAAACTGACGCACCGCGATATGGGGCCGAAAGCGCGCTACATCGGCCCGGAAGTGCCGAAAGAAGATCTGATCTGGCAGGATCCGTTACCGGCGGCGATTTATCAGCCGACCCAGGCGGATATCGACAGCCTGAAAGCGGAGATTGCCAGCGCCGGTTTATCGGTAAGCGAACTGGTCTCCGTCGCCTGGGCGTCGGCTTCCACCTTCCGCGGCGGTGATAAACGCGGCGGCGCTAACGGCGCGCGTCTGGCGCTCGCGCCGCAGCGCGACTGGGAAGTGAACGCCTCTGCCGCCCGTGCGCTGGCGACGCTTGAAGCTATCCAGCGTACCGCCAACAAAGCGTCGCTCGCAGATATCATTGTGCTGGCAGGCGTGGTGGGCGTTGAGCAGGCCGCCAAAGCCGCGGGTGTTGAGATTACCGTGCCGTTCGCGGCGGGCCGCGTCGATGCGCGCCAGGATCAGACCGACGTGGCGCTGTTTGAGTTCCTGAAACCGAAAGCCGATGGTTTCCGTAACTATCGCGGCGTGCGCAGCAGCACCCCGACCGAGTCGCTGCTTATCGATAAAGCGCAGCAGCTGACGCTGACCGCGCCGGAACTGACCGTACTGGTGGGCGGCATGCGTGCGCTTGGCGCAAACTACGACGCCAGTGCGCACGGCGTGTTCACGAACCGCGTGGGCGTACTCAGCACCGATTTCTTTGTGAATCTGCTGGATATGCGTTACGAGTGGAAAGCAACCGACGCCACGGCTGAAGTGTTTGAAGGGCGTGACCGTGAGAGCGGCGAAGTGAAATACACGGCGACCCGTGCGGATCTGGTGTTTGGCTCGAACTCCGTTCTGCGTTCTGTCGCGGAAGTCTATGCGAGTCACGATGCCCGCGAGAAGTTCGTGAAGGATTTCGTGGCGGCCTGGACCAAAGTGATGAACCTGGACCGCTTCGATCTTCAGTAAGCGTGACGCGATAAACAAAAAAGGCGATGAATATTCATCGCCTTTTTTATTCGCATTGGCGCGTCAGACGCCGCTTTCCAGAATGCGGATGGTGGTGTCCAGCACATCGCCTTTCACCGCCTCACGAAAGCCCAGCATATGCGGCGTTTCCAGGTGCGCTTTTAAGTGTTCTGCGCTCGCCCACTGTTCCACCATCACGATGGAATCCGGCGCGCTGGTCTGAAAATCAAGGCCGGTGGCGCTGTCCACCATCGGCGCATAGCCGTGGCAGCCTGCTTCCGCGAGCACAACGGGAATGATCTTCTTAAACTCTTCCAGCACCGCCTGACGGTGGTGCGCGCCAGGACGGGTACGAATTTCTGCTATCACTGTCAGCATGGTTAACTCCTTTTGTAAAACCGTCAGACAGTTAAGCAAAAATTTTCGCCAGATGCTCGCGATATTCTGCAATGTAGCGCGGCACGTCCGGCATTTTAATCACGTCGTTGGCGATAAACGTCGGCAGCGCGGTCAGGCCAATAAACTCATTCGCCTTGTGGAACGGCAGGTACACGCCATCCACACCCACGCCGTGGAAGAACTGATCTTTCTCGGTGAACGCTTCCAGCGGCGCGTTCCAGGTGAGTGACAGCATATATTTTTTGCCCTGCAGAAGGCCGCCTGAGCCATACTTTTTTGAGGCGTCAGAGCGGGTGCGGCCATCGCTGGCGTACAGCGAGCCGTGGCCTTCGGTAAAGACATCGTCAATATACTTTTTCACGGTCCAGGGCGCGCCCATCCACCAGCCCGGCATCTGGTAAATAATGACGTCAGCCCAGAGATATTTCTGCACCTCTTCTTTGACGTCATACTCGCTGTCTGCGCGGGTGACCTTAACATCATGCCCAACGTCGCGCAGGTAACTCTCCGCGACCTCAGTCAGGGTGTCGTTAAGCTGGCCACTGGAATGCGCAAACTGTTTCGCGCCGTTAATGATAAGTATGTTGCTCATTATTTATCCTATAATTATCGCGTTTGTTATTAATTTTACCCCATCGGGCGAGGCGGTAATA
The genomic region above belongs to Cronobacter malonaticus LMG 23826 and contains:
- a CDS encoding biotin-independent malonate decarboxylase subunit beta, with protein sequence MRNDRSFIELRARDRAKALLDDGSYRELLDPFEQVMSPWLGKQGIVPQADDGMVVAKGTINGQPAVVIAIEGTFQGGSMGEVSGAKMAAALEFAAEDNRNGIPTQAVLCLETGGVRLQEANLGLAAIADIHAAIVDLRRYTPVVGIIAGTVGCFGGMSIAAALCSYLIVTREARLGLNGPQVIEQEAGIEEYDSRDRPFIWSMTGGEVRYESGFVDALVGDGVNAVKTAMNEAIARGVPQQHRSDNYAWYLDRLTRFDTTKQADREQIKQLFAREEK
- the mdcE gene encoding biotin-independent malonate decarboxylase subunit gamma; the encoded protein is MTNTVSRGALWLEKLAPDAQRLPGLCPSVQVADATFNGEPARFIAVVPDAHNHYPRAARGEVGLLEGWTLAKVVNETLLEDADKSVKRPIIAVIDVPSQAYGRREEAFGIHQALAGAAGAYAKARLAGHPVIGLIVGKAMSGAFLAHGYQANRLIAFNDKGVLVHAMGKESAARITLRTVDALEKLAATIPPMAYDVANYATLGLLSDLLDISNPDAPTDADLAQVNATLQRAIADARQDPSLKTRLGADNRRSSQLVRERLRASW
- a CDS encoding AEC family transporter — protein: MTYVIIHALAPIFVIMLLGFMAGKTKMVDNQNVALLNIFVMDFALPAALFSATVQTPWAGIVAQMPLIVVLVLAMWVTYAAIYFLAVGPFKKSPQDAAVLTLTVALPNYAALGLPILGSVLGEGPSTSLSVAVSIACGSVLMTPFCLLILEREKARASGENSGSTLAMLPVLMWRSVKKPIVWGPLLGVVLSAIGITMPELVLAAIKPLGLAATAAALFLTGVILSARKLKINSMVITATITKLLIQPFIAWGIVLALGLTGPVAITAILMIALAAGFFGVVFGNRFGVQSPDAEAVLLLSSVLSILSLPLFISLTQGL
- a CDS encoding malonate decarboxylase holo-ACP synthase, encoding MTATPRPHDLLWLNRRDALQGIDAPWVSEQWRSHLPVVVRRDVSDSGLIPVGVRGVKREQRAAGWVSAQDIVRVATPESLACLSTLLRSPFVSQQPVQAAIQLAQRQWPWAWGITGSTGFALATEMPVLHAASDLDLTIRAPERVEPDAFADWQRLVTQLPCRADTQVETPLGAFSLTEWLRDGRALLKTNQGARLVRDPWRREDA
- the mdcH gene encoding malonate decarboxylase subunit epsilon, which encodes MKILFTFPGQGTQRPGMLQHLPEEETRREAREVLGEELTTLDTPDALRHTRAVQLALLIAGVSSARALMAQGVMPDMVSGLSIGAYPAAVIAGALDFRDALRLVALRGDLMEQAYPEGYGLTAILGLRLEQVEKLAAAHGVYIANLNAETQIVIAGRDEQMAAAGEAALALGATKVNRLAVSVPSHCALLNAPAQQLAQAFSRVTLQRPQRAYLSGSSARVLWQPERIADDLAFNMARTVRWQEAMIAAREREARLAIEMPPGGVLTCLTRQSGFEGETISLERSGIAVAQHLAARLPCD
- a CDS encoding LysR family transcriptional regulator, whose translation is MKLAIDDDITFRKLSIFMAFMEKGNIARTAEALGVSAVSVHRALHSLEEGMRCPLFVHKGRSLVALPAAETLLEYCQEAMGLIVRGIEETRRTAGVGLGRLRVGTLYSLTLETVPRLLMGMKLRRPELELDLTMGSNLVLLNMLEDNGLDAILISVSEAQIDRKLLEVTPLFHDDIYLAAPASEALDTRREADLRDYKDRKFVSLAEGFATYAGFQEAFHVAGFEPDIVTRVNDIFSMLSLVQAGVGFSLVPGRMKKLYENDLQLLKLAEPYQMRQQIALVFARSRERDPNLLALAAECRMYALSLSKN
- the katG gene encoding catalase/peroxidase HPI, with translation MSTPSEQHNTLSAGKCPFHQGNSNQSAGGGTSSRDWWPNQLRVELLAQHSNRTNPLGEDFNYRKAFSELDYAALKGDLKALLTDTQPWWPADWGSYTGLFIRMAWHSAGTYRSADGRGGAGRGQQRFAPLNSWPDNVSLDKARRLLWPVKQKYGQKISWADLFILAGNVALENSGFRTFGFGAGREDVWEPDMDVNWGDEKNWLEHRHPESLAQAPLGATEMGLIYVNPEGPNHSGDPASAAPAIRATFGNMGMNDEETVALIAGGHTLGKTHGAAAANHVGVDPEAAPIEAQGLGWHSSFGSGVGADAITSGLEVTWTQTPTQWSNYFFENLFKYEWVQTRSPAGAIQFEAVDAPEIIPDPFDPSKKRKPTMLVTDLTLRFDPEFEKISRRFLNDPQAFNEAFARAWYKLTHRDMGPKARYIGPEVPKEDLIWQDPLPAAIYQPTQADIDSLKAEIASAGLSVSELVSVAWASASTFRGGDKRGGANGARLALAPQRDWEVNASAARALATLEAIQRTANKASLADIIVLAGVVGVEQAAKAAGVEITVPFAAGRVDARQDQTDVALFEFLKPKADGFRNYRGVRSSTPTESLLIDKAQQLTLTAPELTVLVGGMRALGANYDASAHGVFTNRVGVLSTDFFVNLLDMRYEWKATDATAEVFEGRDRESGEVKYTATRADLVFGSNSVLRSVAEVYASHDAREKFVKDFVAAWTKVMNLDRFDLQ
- a CDS encoding putative quinol monooxygenase, with the protein product MLTVIAEIRTRPGAHHRQAVLEEFKKIIPVVLAEAGCHGYAPMVDSATGLDFQTSAPDSIVMVEQWASAEHLKAHLETPHMLGFREAVKGDVLDTTIRILESGV
- a CDS encoding NAD(P)H-dependent oxidoreductase, with product MSNILIINGAKQFAHSSGQLNDTLTEVAESYLRDVGHDVKVTRADSEYDVKEEVQKYLWADVIIYQMPGWWMGAPWTVKKYIDDVFTEGHGSLYASDGRTRSDASKKYGSGGLLQGKKYMLSLTWNAPLEAFTEKDQFFHGVGVDGVYLPFHKANEFIGLTALPTFIANDVIKMPDVPRYIAEYREHLAKIFA